The Zingiber officinale cultivar Zhangliang chromosome 9A, Zo_v1.1, whole genome shotgun sequence genome window below encodes:
- the LOC122019796 gene encoding putative glycerol-3-phosphate transporter 2 isoform X2: MERADESLLPAVYKEVSQAFNAGPIELGYLTFILKFVQSIACPVAGVLVLYHDRPVVLAMGTAFWALSTAAVGLSQRFEQAAFWRAINGFGLAIVIPALQSFIADSYMDGVRGTGFGLLSLVGAVGGIGGGVLATIMAGHEYWGIPGWRFAFIMMASVSLLIGALVYLFVVEPRKDPLAAHGADDDTERAILVPKGTVTVSSIWSNSWLAMKSVMRVHTFQIIVLQGIVGSLPWTAMVFFTMWFELIGFDNNSSAALNSFFAVGCALGSFLGGYIADSISKYYPDSGRVMCAQFSAFMGIPFSWILLTRIEQSVENWNAFAVTLFFMGLCISWCASCANNPMFAEVVPPKHRTMIYAFDRAFEGSFASFAAPAVGYLTEKIYGYDPKSFETSGGSAQGALALSKGLLVMTIIPFGLCSLFYSPLYVIFKLDRDRAKVACSKELEMIS; encoded by the exons ATGGAGCGTGCCGATGAGAGTCTATTACCAGCAGTTTATAAAGAAGTTAGTCAGGCCTTCAATGCTGGTCCTATTGAGCTCGGATACCTTACTTTCATACTAAAGTTTGTTCAGTCAATAGCATGTCCTGTGGCAGGCGTGCTAGTCCTTTATCATGACCGCCCTGTTGTTTTGGCAATGGGTACTGCCTTCTGGGCTTTGTCCACAGCTGCAGTTGGTTTGAGCCAGCGTTTTGAGCAGGCTGCATTTTGGAGGGCAATAAATGGGTTTGGGTTGGCCATTGTCATACCTGCACTGCAATCATTCATCGCAGATAGTTATATGGACGGTGTGCGTGGTACTGGATTTGGCTTGTTAAGCCTTGTAGGTGCAGTAGGGGGTATCGGAGGTGGTGTTCTGGCTACAATTATGGCTGGACACGAGTATTGGGGAATACCAGGATGGCGTTTTGCTTTCATCATGATGGCATCAGTGAGCTTGCTGATTGGAGCTCTGGTATATCTGTTTGTTGTTGAACCTAGGAAAGATCCTTTGGCTGCTCATGGTGCTGATGATGACACTGAAAG GGCCATCCTGGTTCCGAAAGGTACCGTAACTGTATCTTCGATCTGGAGTAATTCCTGGTTAGCAATGAAATCTGTGATGAGAGTGCATACATTTCAGATCATTGTCCTTCAAGGCATTGTTGGTTCATTACCATGGACAGCCATGGTTTTCTTCACAATGTGGTTTGAATTGATAG GATTCGACAATAACAGCTCAGCTGCGTTAAACAGCTTTTTCGCCGTCGGATGTGCTTTGGGTTCCTTCCTAGGGGGATACATAGCTGACAGCATCTCCAAGTACTACCCTGACTCGGGCCGAGTTATGTGCGCTCAATTCAGTGCCTTCATGGGCATTCCTTTTTCTTGGATTCTTCTTACTCGAATCGAGCAGTCTGTAGAAAACTGGAATGCTTTTGCCGTCACACTGTTCTTCATGGGCTTATGCATTAGCTGGTGTGCCTCTTGCGCCAACAACCCCATGTTTGCAGAGGTTGTCCCACCCAAGCACCGCACAATGATTTATGCATTTGATCGAGCATTCGAGGGATCGTTCGCCTCATTTGCAGCACCAGCAGTAGGTTACCTTACCGAGAAGATTTATGGTTATGATCCAAAATCATTCGAGACATCAGGCGGCTCCGCTCAAGGTGCATTAGCACTATCAAAGGGTCTTCTGGTGATGACTATCATTCCTTTCGGCTTGTGTAGCTTATTTTACAGCCCCCTCTATGTGATATTTAAGCTCGATCGGGATCGCGCTAAGGTGGCCTGTTCAAAGGAGCTAGAAATGATCTCGTAG
- the LOC122019796 gene encoding putative glycerol-3-phosphate transporter 2 isoform X1, producing MRHRACSSPCGVSSFTPGKMKSRRIFGFSVSLILINLASIMERADESLLPAVYKEVSQAFNAGPIELGYLTFILKFVQSIACPVAGVLVLYHDRPVVLAMGTAFWALSTAAVGLSQRFEQAAFWRAINGFGLAIVIPALQSFIADSYMDGVRGTGFGLLSLVGAVGGIGGGVLATIMAGHEYWGIPGWRFAFIMMASVSLLIGALVYLFVVEPRKDPLAAHGADDDTERAILVPKGTVTVSSIWSNSWLAMKSVMRVHTFQIIVLQGIVGSLPWTAMVFFTMWFELIGFDNNSSAALNSFFAVGCALGSFLGGYIADSISKYYPDSGRVMCAQFSAFMGIPFSWILLTRIEQSVENWNAFAVTLFFMGLCISWCASCANNPMFAEVVPPKHRTMIYAFDRAFEGSFASFAAPAVGYLTEKIYGYDPKSFETSGGSAQGALALSKGLLVMTIIPFGLCSLFYSPLYVIFKLDRDRAKVACSKELEMIS from the exons GTCAAGGAGGATATTTGGATTCTCTGTGTCTCTCATTCTCATCAACCTTGCTTCTATTATGGAGCGTGCCGATGAGAGTCTATTACCAGCAGTTTATAAAGAAGTTAGTCAGGCCTTCAATGCTGGTCCTATTGAGCTCGGATACCTTACTTTCATACTAAAGTTTGTTCAGTCAATAGCATGTCCTGTGGCAGGCGTGCTAGTCCTTTATCATGACCGCCCTGTTGTTTTGGCAATGGGTACTGCCTTCTGGGCTTTGTCCACAGCTGCAGTTGGTTTGAGCCAGCGTTTTGAGCAGGCTGCATTTTGGAGGGCAATAAATGGGTTTGGGTTGGCCATTGTCATACCTGCACTGCAATCATTCATCGCAGATAGTTATATGGACGGTGTGCGTGGTACTGGATTTGGCTTGTTAAGCCTTGTAGGTGCAGTAGGGGGTATCGGAGGTGGTGTTCTGGCTACAATTATGGCTGGACACGAGTATTGGGGAATACCAGGATGGCGTTTTGCTTTCATCATGATGGCATCAGTGAGCTTGCTGATTGGAGCTCTGGTATATCTGTTTGTTGTTGAACCTAGGAAAGATCCTTTGGCTGCTCATGGTGCTGATGATGACACTGAAAG GGCCATCCTGGTTCCGAAAGGTACCGTAACTGTATCTTCGATCTGGAGTAATTCCTGGTTAGCAATGAAATCTGTGATGAGAGTGCATACATTTCAGATCATTGTCCTTCAAGGCATTGTTGGTTCATTACCATGGACAGCCATGGTTTTCTTCACAATGTGGTTTGAATTGATAG GATTCGACAATAACAGCTCAGCTGCGTTAAACAGCTTTTTCGCCGTCGGATGTGCTTTGGGTTCCTTCCTAGGGGGATACATAGCTGACAGCATCTCCAAGTACTACCCTGACTCGGGCCGAGTTATGTGCGCTCAATTCAGTGCCTTCATGGGCATTCCTTTTTCTTGGATTCTTCTTACTCGAATCGAGCAGTCTGTAGAAAACTGGAATGCTTTTGCCGTCACACTGTTCTTCATGGGCTTATGCATTAGCTGGTGTGCCTCTTGCGCCAACAACCCCATGTTTGCAGAGGTTGTCCCACCCAAGCACCGCACAATGATTTATGCATTTGATCGAGCATTCGAGGGATCGTTCGCCTCATTTGCAGCACCAGCAGTAGGTTACCTTACCGAGAAGATTTATGGTTATGATCCAAAATCATTCGAGACATCAGGCGGCTCCGCTCAAGGTGCATTAGCACTATCAAAGGGTCTTCTGGTGATGACTATCATTCCTTTCGGCTTGTGTAGCTTATTTTACAGCCCCCTCTATGTGATATTTAAGCTCGATCGGGATCGCGCTAAGGTGGCCTGTTCAAAGGAGCTAGAAATGATCTCGTAG
- the LOC122018805 gene encoding sister chromatid cohesion 1 protein 3-like — protein sequence MFYSHSLLAKKSPLGMVWIAAHLQKMKKTQVDGVDIRSSAEEIMYPRAPIALRLSGHLLVGLVRIYSWKVNYLFQDCNRMLTNIRVTVASIQVNLPANADKAPFESITLPETFDLDALELDDSINPTDGLDNHQKDYEQITLAGEASVGQDQYVAFFIDKDNSTNSSIQPEIRNDAEPMEEDVLPPFDGGLDAIVSPALNSASFDGPVSNNHGNDSFQTFDVNNNIQEFQEIEVMRQNNLEPENQLELDNTSNGVELHDHSTSVAKRKHSLDPILEDILVSGEEPLPSTSHAKSPMSTFDSNIANREISSGQVLPYLELELQPSPPVRELKRKRRMKIHSYDEKIVLANADMKKQLEDTTKFVCKRRKLPCSALYLYKYHSNRLNDKVLHEPLLSGMCSYLQEVFSRSFPLHSNNSSHMEVSSELANELSHVTSKDLQKEPEQQNNLDGEIERHCDRNMEPEQQDKMNAIPENSRFDMHTDIEPEQQVELNLIPENPRFDMHTGATINETIQSPYGGVDMTPFNTTIEGSTRDFDKTFDTEILPTVESFARTEATSYATGASLFSLEEEPLQNSMPTIPSVLLSGEEDFDFLDASIQSSGYKENEAGTLSARTRAVAQFLKNQSPSQSQDKEHGVLSLNDILEGKTRRRCAQMFFESLVLKTYGFVDVQQEEAYGDIVISPTPALFATKF from the exons ATGTTCTACTCTCACTCGTTGCTGGCGAAGAAGAGTCCTCTTGGAATGGTGTGGATTGCTGCCCACCtacagaagatgaagaagactcAGGTTGACGGGGTCGACATCCGGTCTTCTGCAG AGGAGATTATGTATCCACGAGCTCCAATTGCTCTGAGACTGTCAGGGCATCTTCTGGTTGGCCTTGTCAGAATATACTCGTGGAAGGTGAATTATTTGTTCCAGGACTGTAACAGAATGTTGACTAATATAAGGGTGACCGTTGCTTCGATACAAGTCAATTTACCAGCAAATGCAGATAAAGCTCCATTTGAGTCTATAACATTACCTGAGACATTTGACCTTGATGCATTGGAGTTGGATGATTCAATCAATCCTACTGA TGGCCTAGACAATCACCAAAAAGATTATGAGCAAATAACTTTGGCAG GTGAAGCTTCAGTAGGGCAAGATCAATATGTAGCTTTCTTCATTGATAAG GATAACAGCACAAACTCATCAATACAGCCAGAAATTAGAAATGATGCTGAGCCCATGGAAGAAGA TGTATTGCCGCCATTTGATGGTGGTCTGGATGCTATTGTCAGCCCAGCTCTAAATTCTGCATCTTTTGATGGCCCTGTTTCAAATAATCACGGCAATGATTCTTTTCAAACTTTTGATGTGAACAATAATATTCAAGAATTTCAAGAAATTGAGGTTATGCGTCAAAATAACTTGGAGCCTGAGAACCAGTTAGAGTTGGATAATACTAGTAATGGTGTTGAATTACATGATCATTCTACATCAGTAGCAAAGAGAAAGCATAGTCTTGATCCAATACTTGAAGATATTTTGGTTTCTGGAGAGGAACCTTTGCCTTCAACATCTCATGCCAAATCACCAATGTCTACATTTGATTCCAACATTGCTAACAGGGAGATATCTTCtg GTCAAGTCTTGCCTTACTTGGAGCTGGAGCTTCAACCTTCACCTCCTGTCAGAGAACTCaaacgaaagagaagaatgaAAATACATTCATATGATGAGAAAATTGTATTGGCAAATGC GGATATGAAAAAACAACTTGAAGACACTACTAAATTTGTTTGCAAGAGGAGGAAGCTTCCATGTTCAGCGCTATATCTTTATAAGTACCATAGTAACCGCCTCAATGATAAAGTATTACATGAACCATTGTTATCCG GGATGTGTAGTTATCTCCAGGAGGTTTTTTCTAGATCCTTTCCTCTTCACAGCAACAATTCTAGCCATATGGAAGTTTCATCAGAGCTTGCAAATGAATTATCTCATGTTACCTCAAAGGATCTGCAAAAAGAGCCTGAGCAACAAAATAATTTGGATGGGGAGATTGAGCGACATTGTGACAGAAATATGGAACCAGAACAACAGGACAAGATGAATGCAATACCTGAGAATTCTCGATTTGATATGCATACTGATATTGAACCAGAACAACAGGTTGAGTTGAATCTAATACCTGAGAATCCTCGATTTGATATGCATACTGGAGCAACTATAAATGAAACAATACAATCACCCTATGGAGGAGTAGATATGACTCCCTTTAACACCACAATAGAAGGTTCAACTCGTGACTTTGATAAGACTTTTGATACAGAGATATTGCCCACAGTTGAAAGTTTTGCTAGGACTGAAGCAACTAGTTATGCAACTGGTGCTAGTTTATTCTCTTTGGAGGAGGAACCACTTCAAAATAGCATGCCCACAATTCCAAGTGTGTTGCTATCTGGAGAGGAA GATTTTGATTTTCTTGATGCAAGTATCCAATCATCAG GTTATAAAGAAAATGAAGCTGGAACTTTATCGGCGCGGACTAG GGCTGTGGCACAATTtcttaaaaatcaatcaccaTCTCAGAGTCAAGATAAAGAACATGGAGTTTTAAGTTTAAATGATATCTTAGAAGGAAAAACAAGAAGACGATGCGCGCAAATGTTCTTTGAAAGTTTG